The sequence CGCGCCGGGGCCGGATTCGTCAGTCTGCGGGCGCCCGCCTCACCCGTCCGTGGCGATCGCGTTCAGCACGTTCATCCGGCCGGCCCGGAAGGCCGGGACCAGGGCGGCGAACAGACCGACGAAGGCGGAGGCGACGAACACCGTGATGATGGTCGGCCACGGGATCTCCAGGACCCCCAGGCCCTCCAGGGCCAGCAGCTTCTGGGCCGAGGTGCCCCAGCCCATGCCCAGGCCGAGGCCGAGCAGGGCGCCGAACAGGGCGATGACCACGGACTCCAGCCGGATCATCCGGCGCAGCTGGCGGCGGGAGAGGCCGATGGCGCGCATCAGGCCGATCTCACGGGTCCGCTCGACGACCGAGAGGGCCAGGGTGTTCACCACTCCGAGGACCGCGACGATGATCGCCAGGGCGAGCAGGCCGTACACGACGTTCAGGAGCTGGCCGATCTGGTCCTTCAGGTCCTGCTTGAAGTCGGCCTGGTTCTGCACCTTGTACTGCGGGTACTTCGCGATGGAGCTCTTGAGCGCGGCGTAGGCCGCCTTCTCCTCGCCGTCCTTCGCCTTGGCGAACATGATCATGTTCTGCGGCATCTGGTCGGCGGCCACGTACCGCTGGGCGGTCGCCATGCCGATGTACATCGCGCCCTGGTCCAGGCTCGTGTCGTCCGAGGTGATCGCGGCGACCTTCAGCTTCGCCTCGTCGCCCGACTTGAACGCGACGGTGATCGTGTCACCGGTCTTGATGTGGTGCGCCTCGGCGTAGTCGCTGCCGACCGACATGGCGTCCTTGCCGTACGCCTTCTCCAGGTCACCGGAGAGGACCTCGCGCCGCACGTCCTGCCGGTAGGTCGGGTCGGCCGCCGTGAGGTGCTCGTCCTGGGACTTGCCGTCGGGGCCGGTGATCTTGGCGGAGACGACCTTGTAGTGCGTGAGGTGGTCGATGCCGGGTGCCTTCGCCAGGGCCTCGGCGGCCTGCGGGACGATGAGCTGGCCGTTGGACGCCTGGACGATGAAGTCCGCGCCGACCGACTTGTCCAGCTCGTCGGTGGCCGAGGCGACCATGGAGGAGCCGACCACGGACAGGCAGGCCACCAGGGCCAGGCCGATCATCAGGGCCGCGCCGGTCGCGCCGGTGCGGCGCGGGTTGCGCAGCGCGTTGCGCTCGGCCAGCCGGCCGACGGGGCCGAAGAACCGCAGGAGTACGGCGCTGAGGGCCCGTACGACGAACCCGGCGAGCAGCGGGCCGATGATGATGAAGCCGATGAGGCTGAGGACCACGCCGAGGCCCAGGAAGCCGGAGCCGTCGCTCGCCTTGTCGACCTGCGTCGTCCACCACAGGCACACGGCGCCGATGCCGGTGACGACCAGGCCGATACCGGCCCTGACCCATCCGGACCTGGCGTCGGCCGGGGTTCCGGCGTCGCGCAGGGCGGCCATGGGCGAGACCTTGCCGGCCCGGCGGGCGGGGATGTAGGCGGCGAGGACGGTGACGATGATGCCGAGCGCGAGGCCGGTCACCGGAGTCGTCCAGGCGATGGTGAGGTCGTCGGTGGACAGCTCCATGCCGACGGCGCCCATGACCTTCATCAGGCCGACGGCGAGCCCGATCCCGGCGCCGACGCCGAGGATCGATCCGAAGATGCCCAGGAGCACCGCTTCCAGCAGCACCGACCGGTTGACCTGCTCACGGCTGGAGCCGATGGCCCGCATCAGGCCGATCTCGCGGGTCCGCTGGGCGACCAGCATGGAGAAGGTGTTGACGATGAGGAAGATGCCGACGAGGAAGGCGATCCCGGCGAAGCCGAGCATGGCGTACTTCATGACGTCGAGGAACGACCCCATGGAGTCCTTGTTCTCGGCGGCCGACTCCTCCTGCGTGAGGATCTTGTACGCGGCCGAGCCGGCGAGCTCCTCGGCCACGTTCTGCTTCAACCGGACGTCGCTGAAGCCCGGTTCGGCGGTGATGGAGATGTGCGAGAAGACATCGGGGGCGCCGAGGAGGTAACGCTGGGCGGTGGCGGTGTCGAGGTAGACGACGGCCGCGCCGGGGTTGGTCACCTTGAAGGCGGCGATGCCGCTGATCTTGCCCGTGACGTCGCCGTTGGCCGCGATGGTGCGCAGCTCGTCGCCGATCTTCAGATCGTGCTTCTCGGCGGTGTCGGCGTCCACCATGACCTCGGCGGGGCCGCGCGGGGCGTGGCCGGAGGTGATCTCCATGGACCGCAGGTCGTTCTGCGTCCAGTTGCCCGCGAGGGTCGGGGCGCCGGTGTCGGAGCCCATGTTCTTGTTGTGGCTGTCGACGACGGTGACGGCCGCGGTGGAGATTCCGCCCTCCGCCTTCTTCACCCCGTCCACCTTGTCGAGCCGGTCGAGAACGGAGGCGGGCACCGATTCCGGTTTGCCGTTCTCCGGGATGTCGTCGACCTTGGCCTTCTTGGGGCTGACGGTGACATCGGCGGAGGTGGCGGCGAAGAGCTTGTCGAACGTGGTGTTCATCGTGTCGGTGAAGACGAGCGTCCCGCAGACGAACGCCACCGACAGCAGGACCGCGACGGCGGAGAGCGCCATGCGTCCCTTGTGCGCGAAGAAGTTGCGCATCGAGGTCTTCCACACGGTCATGAGGTCCGCCCGCGCGCGTCGAAGTCCTTCATGCGGTCCAGCACCTGGTCGGCGGTGGGGTTGTGCATCTCGTCCACGATGCGCCCGTCCGCGAGGTAGAGCACCCGGTCCGCGTAGGAGGCGGCGACCGGGTCGTGGGTGACCATGACGATGGTCTGGCCCAGCTCGTCCACGGACCTGCGCAGGAAGCTCAGCACCTCGGCACCGGCCCGCGAGTCCAGGTTCCCGGTCGGTTCGTCACCGAAGATGATCTCCGGCTGGGCGGCCAGGGCCCGCGCCACCGCGACGCGCTGCTGCTGCCCGCCGGACAGCTGGGTCGGGCGGTGCTTGAGCCGGCCCGCCAGGCCCACGGTCTCCACGACCTGGTTCAGCCACGCGGCGTCGGGCTTGCGGCCCGCGATGTCCATCGGCAGCGTGATGTTCTCCAGGGCGTTGAGCGTCGGCAGGAGGTTGAACGCCTGGAAGATGAACCCGATGCGGTCGCGGCGCAGCTGGGTGAGCTTCTTGTCCTTGAGGCCGGTGATCTCGGTCTCGGCCAGGTGGATCTGACCGGACGTCACGGTGTCCAGACCGGCCAGGCAGTGCATCAGCGTCGACTTGCCGGAGCCGGAGGGGCCCATGATCGCGGTGAACTGGCCCTTGGCGATGTCGACGTCGACGTGGTCCAGGGCGACGACCCGGGTCTCGCCCGTCCCGTACGCCTTGACGACCTGCCGAGCCCGCGCAGCCACGGCCGTACGCCCTCCAGTGCCCCCGTGCCTGGGAATGGTTACAGCCGTTGTCACGGTTTATCTCCTATGTCGGTCGGCGCTGGTTCGTCGCCGTCTGCTGTGAAGTCTGCTGGCTGGAGGGGGTCCGGCGCGCTGGTGCCCGGCGCAGTCTTCCGGTGGGGTTTTCCCCACCCCGCCCCCTGCGGTCCGCCCCTCCGCGGTACGACAACACGCTACGGAACGGGGTGACGTGGGCACGTCCTCCGGCGGGACGAACGGCCCCTGGGCCGGAGTAAGGAGCTACCCCTAGGGGGCTGGGCCCCTGGGTGGACGGGTATCTCAGGGACTGCGCCCAAGGGCCCACACCGCTGGGTGGGGACGGGCGCTCGAAGCGGGCGGTACGGGCAGGCGGTACGGGGCGGCCGCGAAGGCCCCCGCTACCGGCGTCCCGCCCTGGGGGCCAGGGCCGCGCGCAGGGCCGGGACGAGGGCGGCGCGGGTCTCGGCCGGGGTGAGGGCGGAGGGGGTGGGGAGCGGGTTGAGGTAGCGGGTGTAGATGATCCCGCCGAGTACGGTCACCACGGCGGTGGCACGGGCGGTCGCGTCCCGGCCGCCGAGAAATTCAACGAGCCGCCCCAGCAGCTCCTGTTCCAGGTACTCGCGGATCACCTCGGCGGCCGTCCCGCCCCGGGCGGTGAGCCGGCGGAAGTCGGCGTCCTCCCACAGGCCGGTCACCGCGTCGATCAGCCGCGCGGGCAGGGTCGCCGGATCACCGCTCAGCACCTCGTCGACCGTCAGCGCGCCGGCGCACTGGAACTGCATCACCTCGGCGAACAGGCCCTTCTTGGACCCGAAGTGGTACGAGATCAGGGCGGCGTCCACACCGGCCGCACCGGCCACGGCGCGCAGCGTCGTGGCCCGGTAGCCGCGCTCCAGGAACAGCGCACGCGCCGCGACGACGACCGATTCCCGGGTCGGCGGGTTGCCCCGGGGGCGCCCCCGGGGCCTGGCGGCGGCGGACCGGGCGTTATTCATCACCGTTGAGCGTGCGTGGCGTGATCCGCAGAGTCAAGGGCGTTCCGGCCGCCCCACGAAGGAAGCACCCACACCATGCGCATCGCAGTCTTCGGAGCCAACGGCCCGACCGGCCGCCACCTCACCGACCAGGCTCCAGGGCCTGTACGACGGATCTTCGCGGGCCCGCGACGCCTGGCACGCACTCTCGCCGCACGCCCGAATCACCCAAGTACGTCCAGTACGAGGCAGATCCGGGCGCACGCCGAAAGCACGCACCAGACGCCGCGTGCTGCTCCACGAAAATCCGCCGGACAGGCCCTGGCCGCCGGCCACGAGGTCGTCGCCGTGACCCGCAGGCCCGGCTCCCTGCCCGCCCGCCCCGGCCTCACCCCGGCCGTCGCCGACGCCACCGACCCGCAGGCCGTCGACGCCGCGGTCGAAGGAACGGACGCGGTCCTCTCCGCGCTCGGCGCCCGCTTCAGCAAGCAGCCGATCACCCTGTACTCGCGGAGCGCCACGGCCATCACCGAGGCCATGGCCCACCACGGCGTCCGGCGGCTGCTCGTCATCAGCTCCAGCATCGCCGACCCCGGCTGGCGCCCCACCGGGGCGCACTTCTTCAACCATGTGCTCGACCCGCTGGTGAACCGGCGCCTGGGCCGCACCCTCCACGCGGACATGGGCCGTATGGAGGGCATCGTCCGCCGCACCGCTCTCGACTGGACCCTGGTACGGCCGTCGGGCCTCTTCGAGCACCCGGCCGTCACCGACTACCGCACCGCCCCGTCGAGCGCCGACGGCGTCTTCACGGCCCGCTCCGACCTCGCCGCGAGCATGCTGCGCGAACTGGAGGAGCGGCGCCATGTCCGTACGGCCATGGGTGTGATCACGACCGCCGTGAAGCCGAACATCGCCAAGCTCATCTGGAACGAGGGCGTGAAGAAGAAGTGAGCCGGTACCTGCCCCGGCTCACGCCCACCGCGAGCGACTTCCTCACCCTCCCCCGTACCGCCACCCTCACCACGCTGCGCCCCGACGGCACCCCGCACGTGGCTCCCGTCCGCTTCACCTTCGACGCGTCCACGGGCCTGGCCCGGGTGACCACCAGGGCCGGTGCCCGCAAGGCGCGCAATGTGTCGGCGGGCGGCCCGGCGGCCCGGGTCGCGCTCTGCCAGGCCGACGGCTTCCGCTGGATCACCCTCGAAGGCCGGGCCTCGGTGGCCGGTGACCCCGTACGCCTGGCGGAGGCCGTACGCCGTTACACCGCCCGCTACGGGGCGGCCCCGCCCGACCCGCCGGACCTGGCCGTCATCGAGGTCGCCGTCGACCGCGTCCTGAGCCTCAACGTCTGAGCCCGCACCGCCCTCCCTCTTCGTGAAAGCGACGTGACCCCGCCATGCCCACCGTTCCCGTCCTCGGCTCCACCGTCCACTACCGCGAGTCCGGCGACCCGGACGGCCTGCCGTTCGTCTTCCTCCACGGCAATCCGACCTCCTCCTACCTGTGGCGCGACGTCCTGCCCGGGGTGGCCGCGCCCGGCCGGCGTCTGCTGGCCCCCGACCTCATCGGCATGGGCGAGTCCGGCCGGCCCGGCATCGCGTACACCTTCGACGACCACGCCCGCCATCTCGACGCCTGGTTCGATGCGCTCGGCCTGACCGAGGCCGTCCTCGTCGGCCACGACTGGGGCGGCGCGCTCGCCTTCGACCGCGCCGCCCGGCTCCCGCACACCGTCCGCGCCGTCGCCTTCACCGAGACGATCGTGAAACCGCTGTACGGTGACGAATTCCCGGATGCCGGACGGCAGTTGTTCACGCTGCTGCGCACCCCGGGGGTGGGCGAGAAAATGGTCCTGGAGGATTCGCTGTTCATCGAGGGGCTCCAGGACACCCTGGCCACCCCGCTCGACCCCGCCGCCCTCGACGCCTACCGGCGGCCCTTCCCCACCCCGGACAGCCGCCGGCCCGTCCTGGCGTGGACGCGCATGATGCCGCTGGACGGGGAACCCGCCGATGTCGTGGCCCGGATCGAGCGCTACGACGCCTGGCTGGCGTCCAGCCCCGAAGTCCCCAAGCTCCTGGCCGCGTTCGAGCCGGGGCCCGGCGCCATGACCGACCGGGCGGCGGTGGCCTGGTGCGAGGCGAACATCGCGGGCCTGGAGGTCTCCCGGCACGGCGTCGCCGGGCACCACACCCCGGAGGACCGCCCCGAGGAGCTGGCGTCGGCCATCGGCGACTGGGCGGACCGCCACGGGCTCGGGCGCCCGCCGGTCACCGGCTGAGACGGTCCGCCGCGTCGTCCAGGAGCGCCGACTCGGCTTCGTCCAGGTCGAGTTCGGCCGCCCGAGCCGAGTCCTGGACGGACGCCGGGCGGCTGGCTCCCGGCACGGGCACCATCGCCGGGGACCTGGCCAGCAGCCAGGCCAGGGCGACCTGCTGGGGGCTGACACCGCGCTCGGCGGCGACACGGTGGAAGGCGGTGCCCTCGGAGGCCGGCCCCGACGGGCCGTCGAGCGCGCTGCGCGAGATTCCGCCGAGCGGACTCCACGGCAGGAAGGCGAGGCCCGAGCGTTCACTCAGCCTCAGCTCCGCCTCGCTGCCGCGCACGGCGGGCGAGTACTGGTTCTGCACGGAGACCAGGGCGTCGCCCAGGAGGACCCGCGCCGCACGGATCTGCCCGCTGGTCACGTTGGAGATCCCGGCGGCGCGGATCGTACCGGCGTCGAGCAGCTCGCGCAGCGCGCCGACGGAGTCCGCCCACGGCACCCCGGGGTCCGGCTTGTGGAGCTGGTAGAGGCCGATGGCTTCGACGCCCAGGCGCCCGGCGGACTCCTCGGCGGCCCGCCTCAGGTGCTCGGGGGTGCCGGTGACGGTCCAGCTGCCGTCGCCGGGCCGCCCGCGCCCGCCCTTGGTGGCGACCAGCACGCCGGAGGTGTCGCCGCCGTAGCTCCGCAGCGCGCGGGCGACGAGGCGTTCGTTGTGGCCCCTCTCATCGGCGTGCCAGTGGTAGCTGTCGGCGGTGTCGATGAGGGTGATGCCCGCGTCGAGCGCGGCGTGGACGGTGGCCATGGCCCGCCGCTCGTCGGGGCGTCCTTCGATGGAGAGCGGCATGGCTCCCAGGCCGATGGCACTGACCTTCAGCTCTCCGATGGTGCGGTATCGCATGGGCGTACTCCTCAGGAGGCGGGGGCGGCGGACGCGGCGACCGCCTCGGCGGCGACGGCGGGCAGCCAGTCGGCGGTACGGGAGAAGGCGAAACCCAGCTCCTTCGCCCGGCGGTTGCTCATGGCGTAGAACCGGTCGAAGGAGAACGGGCCCGCCTGCTCCCCCGGGGCGACGGTCCGGTGCACGGGCAGGACGCCGCTCGCCGCCGCGACGACGGCGGTCAGGCCGGTCACGTCGAGCAGGCCGTCGGAGCAGGCGTTCAGCGGACCGGTGAAGCCGGTGCCCGTGGCCGCCCACGCCAGCAGGCCGGCCAGCTCCGCGTAGTGGATGAAGACGCTGGGCTGCTCCTCGCGGTGGACGGCGATCTCCTCGCCCCGGCCGACGCGCTCCACGTAGTGCGCCAGGCGGCCGGTGAACTCCTGGTCGCCGCCGCCGAGTACGTGGGCGCTGCGTACGGAGGCGAAGGCGAAGGGGCCCTCCCGGGTGAACACCGCCTCGGCCTGCCGCTTGCCCTCGGCGTAGTGGGCCTCCAGATAGGCCGGGTCGTGCCAGGGCAGGTCCAGCCGCACCCGCCAGCCGGCCGGGTCCACGCGCTCCTCCGCCACGGGGACGCCGGGGGTGGCGGGCGCCGGCGCGACCGTCGCCGGATCGTAGACCTCGATGGTGGAGGTCATGACGTACCGCGCGGTGCGGTCCCGGAAGACGCGCACGGCGATCGCGGCCTGGACCGGGGTGTAGCAGACCTGGTCGACGACCACGTCGAAGGTGCGCCCGCCGAGCGCGGCGGTGAGGGCGGCCTCGTCGTCGCGGTCCACGACGAGGTGCTCGGCGCCCGGGGGCGGCGGGGCGGAGCCGCGGTTGACGACCGTGACCCGGTGCCCGGCCTCCAGCGACCGTTGGACCAGGAGCTTCCCGAAGTACCGGCTTCCGCCGATGACACAGATCCTTTGCATGCCTCCATCCTGGAGACGTACCGTCAGCAGCAGAAGTACCGGCTCACTGAACCCGTATGAAGGAAAACTGTTGATCGATGTGCAACGGCTCCGCGTGCTGCGGGCCGTGGCCGAGCACGGCAGCTTCAACCGGGCGGCCGCCGCCCTGCGGCTCACGCCGTCGGCCGTCTCCCAGCAGGTGGCCGCCCTGGAGCGCGGGCTCGGCGCCCAGGTCGTCGTGCGCAGCACGCGCGGGGTCACCCTGACCCCGGCGGGCCGGATCATGGTCGGCGCCGCCGAGTCGGTCGCCGCCGAACTCGCCCACGCGCAGCGGCAGGTCGGTGAACTCGCCACGGGCCGGACCCAGCTCACCGTCGCCACGTTCACCAGCGGGGGCAGGCTGCTGCTCCCCGGCGCCCTCGCCGAGCTGACGGCGGCCCACCCGGGCACGGTCGTCCACATCCGGGAGTACGAGCCCGAGGACAGCCTGCCGCTGGTCCGCCAGGGTGCCGTGGACCTCGCGCTCGCCTACCACTTCGACGGCCCGCTGCCCGGCCGGCCGGGGCCGGGGCACGCTCCGGAGTGGACCGCGCTCATGGACGACCCCCTCGGTGTCGTCCTGCCCCTGGACCACCGCCTGGCCGCCCGGGACTCCCTCGACCTCGCCGAACTGGCCGGTGAGCCGTGGGTGCTCGGCTGCCTCAAGACGGAGGCGTACCTGCGCCGTTACGCCCGGCGGGCCGGGTTCGCCCCGGACATCCGGGGCACGACGACCGACTACTTCTTCGCCCGCTCGCTCGTCGCCGCGGGCCTGGGCGTCTCGCTGATCCCGTCCGTCGCGCTGACCCCGGAGATCCCCGGCCTGCGCACCGTCCCGGTCGGCAGTCCGGCCCCGGCACGGCACATCGGCGCCGCGACCCTCGGCCATCCCCGCGCCCGCCTCCAGGTCACCGCCCTGATCCGGGCGCTGCGGAGACAGGCGGCGGCATGGCGGGAGCGGCCTGCCGGCTGACAGACCGCTCCCGGTTCATATGGTTCGTACTGCTCAGCCCTTGGCCGCCGCCACCTCCGGGGCGGCGGGGGTGGCGGACTTGTCGCCGCCCGTGAGAGCGGTACGCACGGCCGGGATGAACGCCGAGATCGCGACCGCGACCAGGGCGACGCCGCAGCCGAAGATGAGGCCCATGCGGAATCCGGCCTCGGAGGTGATCGTGAAGCCGCCCGCCTCGGTGGTCATCTGGGCGAGGATCGCACCGATCACGGCGGCGCCGATCGAGGTGCCGAGGGCGCGCATGAGGGTGTTGAAGCCGTTGGCCGCGGCCGTCTCGGAGGCCGGGACCGCGCTCATGATGAGGGCGGGCATCGCACCGTAGGCGAGGCCGACGCCGCTGCTGCTGACCATGAGGAACAGCATCAGGCCCCAGGCGGAGCCCATCAGCAGGATGCCGAGGCCGTAGGCGGCGGCGATGACCAGGACACCCGAGATCAGCGTGAACTTCGGGCCGCGGGCGTCGGTGAGCTTTCCGCCGAACGGGGAGACGATCATCATCATGATGCCGCCGGGGGCCATCCACAGACCGGCCTGGAGCATCGACTGGCCGAGCCCGTAGCCCGTCGCCTCGGGGAACTGGAGCAGCTGGGGCGCGATCAGCATCCCGGCGTACATGCCGAAGCCGACGAAGAGCGACGCGACGTTGGTGATGAGCACCCGGGGGCGGGCGGTGGTGCGCAGGTCGACCAGCGGGTCGGTGGTGCGCAGTTCCCAGAAGCCCCAGGCCAGCAGCACCACGACGGCGGCGACGAACAGGCCGATCGTCGTGGCCGAGGCCCAGCCCCACTCGGAGCCCTTGGAGACGCCGAGGAGCAGGCAGACCAGGCCTACGGCCAGACCGAGGGCGCCGGGCACGTCGAAGCGCTGCCCCTTGGCGCCGGCCGGGACGTCCGGGATCAGGAACCAGACCAGGGCGAAGATGATGACGGCCAGCACGGCCGAACCCCAGAACAGCACCCGCCAGTTCGCGTACTGGGCGACCGCCGAGGCGATCGGCAGGCCGAGGGCGCCGCCGATGCCGAGGGAGGCGCTGACCAGGGCGATGGAGGAGCTCATCTTCTCCTTCGGCACCACGTCACGCAGCAGGGCGATGCCGAGCGGCACCATGCCCATGCCCATGCCCTGGAGGCCACGCCCGATGATCATGGGGACCACGGTGGAGGAGAGCGCGCAGACGACCGAGCCGACGATCAGCGGGACCGCACAGGCGAGCAGCATGCGGCGCTTGCCGAGCAGGTCGCCCAGGCGGCCGGAGACCGGCACGCAGACCGCGGAGACCAGCAGGGTGACGGTGATCACCCAGGCGGCGTTGGAGGACGTGGTGTTCAGCAGCTTGGGCAGCTCGGCGATGAGCGGCGTGACCAGGGTCTGCATGACCGCTGCCACGGTGCCGGCGAAGGCCAGCGTGGCGACGACACCACCTGACCTCGCTGTCGGCTGGGGGGCTTCCATGAGGTGGGACTCCTTGAGGGGCTGTGGTCCCGCCTACCGGGACAGCGACATGCATCGTACATGCCTAATGTGTCATACACCTTATGTGTGCCGTACACACTCGTGCGAGAATGGGACCGCCGCCCGGAACCCGACGTTCCACCGACCCGGCGCAGAAGCAGGAGGCCGCAGACATGACCAGGCCCACAGAAGAGGTGGAGTACGAGCAGATGCTGCTCGGCCGCCACAGCCTCGCCGACCACCGGGGCGGGCGGCACAAGTACGCCCTCATGGACCGCAGCGCGTACATCCTGCTGAGCCGCCTCCGCGTCCAGGGCCCCATGTCCAACGGCGAACTCAGCGACGCCTTCGGCCTCGACGCCTCCACCCTCAACCGCCAGACCGCCGCCGTGACCCGGGCCGGGCTCGCCGAACGCATCGCCGACCCCGACGGCGGCATGGCCCGCAAATTCCGCATCACCGACGCGGGCACCGAACTGCTCGACGCCGAACGCGAACGCGTCGTCCACTCCCTGGACCAGGTCATGCACGACTGGCCGGACGACGACATCGCCGCCTTCGCCGGCTACCTCAAACGCTTCAACACCAGCATCGAAGAACTCTCCAAGCGCCCCTGGCCCCGCCCCTGAGCCCCCGGGCCCCTCGCCGGGAGACCGTCAGTCCCGCCCCGGGGACACCCGGCCGGTGAGCGCCGCGAGCGAACTGCGCACATGCGCCATGTGCGCCTGGACCTCCTCGCGGCCCTCCTCGTGCTCCCGCAGAATCCGCTCGGTCTCCCGCACCACCCGCTCCTCACGCATCCGCGCCCCCGAGACCAGCTCGGCCGCCCGCGCCTCGGCGTCCTCCTGACCGTGCCGCGCGGCCTCCTCGGCCTCCGCACGCGCCCGCCGCGCCTCGTCGAGCCCCGCCCGCGCACGCTCCAGCAGCTCCGCGTGGGCCGCCTCCAGCGCCGACTCCGCGTCCGCCAGCTCCGTCCCCGCAGCCGCCCACCGCTCCGCGTGCTCCTGCTCCTGATGGGCCAGCACACTCTCCGTACGGCTGCGGGTCGCCGCCATCGCGGCCTCCGCCTCCTCACGCAGCCCGGCCGCCTCGATCCGGGCCGCCTCCAGCGCCTCCCCCGCCGCACCCTCCGCGGCGGCCACCACCTCATCGGCCCGGCCCACCGCCGCCGCCCGCACCGCCTCCGCGTCCGCACGCGCCGACTCACGCAGCGCCCGCGCCGCCGCGTCCGCCGCGTCCCACAGCGCCCGCGCCTCCTCCTGCGCGGCGCCCCGCACCGACTCCGCCTCCTCATCGGCCAGCGCCAGAATCCGCCGCGCCCGCTCCCCCAGCGACGCGTAGTCCTGCGGCGCCAGCCGGGCGACGGCCTCGTCCAGCCGGGCCGACTCCGCCTCCAGCCGCTCCGCCAGCTCCGTCAGCCGCGCCACCCCCGCCACGGCCTCGTCCCGCTCCGCGGACAGCGCGGCCACCGCACGGTCCACCTGCTCCGGGCGGTACCCACGACCCCGTACGCCGACGAAGCCGTGCGCGGACACCGGTGCAGAACTCATCCTTGACGCCTCTTTCCGATCTTCCCGACTCCGGGGTCGGACCATCGA comes from Streptomyces sp. Mut1 and encodes:
- a CDS encoding ABC transporter permease codes for the protein MTVWKTSMRNFFAHKGRMALSAVAVLLSVAFVCGTLVFTDTMNTTFDKLFAATSADVTVSPKKAKVDDIPENGKPESVPASVLDRLDKVDGVKKAEGGISTAAVTVVDSHNKNMGSDTGAPTLAGNWTQNDLRSMEITSGHAPRGPAEVMVDADTAEKHDLKIGDELRTIAANGDVTGKISGIAAFKVTNPGAAVVYLDTATAQRYLLGAPDVFSHISITAEPGFSDVRLKQNVAEELAGSAAYKILTQEESAAENKDSMGSFLDVMKYAMLGFAGIAFLVGIFLIVNTFSMLVAQRTREIGLMRAIGSSREQVNRSVLLEAVLLGIFGSILGVGAGIGLAVGLMKVMGAVGMELSTDDLTIAWTTPVTGLALGIIVTVLAAYIPARRAGKVSPMAALRDAGTPADARSGWVRAGIGLVVTGIGAVCLWWTTQVDKASDGSGFLGLGVVLSLIGFIIIGPLLAGFVVRALSAVLLRFFGPVGRLAERNALRNPRRTGATGAALMIGLALVACLSVVGSSMVASATDELDKSVGADFIVQASNGQLIVPQAAEALAKAPGIDHLTHYKVVSAKITGPDGKSQDEHLTAADPTYRQDVRREVLSGDLEKAYGKDAMSVGSDYAEAHHIKTGDTITVAFKSGDEAKLKVAAITSDDTSLDQGAMYIGMATAQRYVAADQMPQNMIMFAKAKDGEEKAAYAALKSSIAKYPQYKVQNQADFKQDLKDQIGQLLNVVYGLLALAIIVAVLGVVNTLALSVVERTREIGLMRAIGLSRRQLRRMIRLESVVIALFGALLGLGLGMGWGTSAQKLLALEGLGVLEIPWPTIITVFVASAFVGLFAALVPAFRAGRMNVLNAIATDG
- a CDS encoding ABC transporter ATP-binding protein, whose protein sequence is MTTAVTIPRHGGTGGRTAVAARARQVVKAYGTGETRVVALDHVDVDIAKGQFTAIMGPSGSGKSTLMHCLAGLDTVTSGQIHLAETEITGLKDKKLTQLRRDRIGFIFQAFNLLPTLNALENITLPMDIAGRKPDAAWLNQVVETVGLAGRLKHRPTQLSGGQQQRVAVARALAAQPEIIFGDEPTGNLDSRAGAEVLSFLRRSVDELGQTIVMVTHDPVAASYADRVLYLADGRIVDEMHNPTADQVLDRMKDFDARGRTS
- a CDS encoding TetR/AcrR family transcriptional regulator; the encoded protein is MNNARSAAARPRGRPRGNPPTRESVVVAARALFLERGYRATTLRAVAGAAGVDAALISYHFGSKKGLFAEVMQFQCAGALTVDEVLSGDPATLPARLIDAVTGLWEDADFRRLTARGGTAAEVIREYLEQELLGRLVEFLGGRDATARATAVVTVLGGIIYTRYLNPLPTPSALTPAETRAALVPALRAALAPRAGRR
- a CDS encoding NAD(P)-dependent oxidoreductase, which produces MAAGHEVVAVTRRPGSLPARPGLTPAVADATDPQAVDAAVEGTDAVLSALGARFSKQPITLYSRSATAITEAMAHHGVRRLLVISSSIADPGWRPTGAHFFNHVLDPLVNRRLGRTLHADMGRMEGIVRRTALDWTLVRPSGLFEHPAVTDYRTAPSSADGVFTARSDLAASMLRELEERRHVRTAMGVITTAVKPNIAKLIWNEGVKKK
- a CDS encoding pyridoxamine 5'-phosphate oxidase family protein; this encodes MSRYLPRLTPTASDFLTLPRTATLTTLRPDGTPHVAPVRFTFDASTGLARVTTRAGARKARNVSAGGPAARVALCQADGFRWITLEGRASVAGDPVRLAEAVRRYTARYGAAPPDPPDLAVIEVAVDRVLSLNV
- a CDS encoding haloalkane dehalogenase — encoded protein: MPTVPVLGSTVHYRESGDPDGLPFVFLHGNPTSSYLWRDVLPGVAAPGRRLLAPDLIGMGESGRPGIAYTFDDHARHLDAWFDALGLTEAVLVGHDWGGALAFDRAARLPHTVRAVAFTETIVKPLYGDEFPDAGRQLFTLLRTPGVGEKMVLEDSLFIEGLQDTLATPLDPAALDAYRRPFPTPDSRRPVLAWTRMMPLDGEPADVVARIERYDAWLASSPEVPKLLAAFEPGPGAMTDRAAVAWCEANIAGLEVSRHGVAGHHTPEDRPEELASAIGDWADRHGLGRPPVTG
- a CDS encoding aldo/keto reductase; translation: MRYRTIGELKVSAIGLGAMPLSIEGRPDERRAMATVHAALDAGITLIDTADSYHWHADERGHNERLVARALRSYGGDTSGVLVATKGGRGRPGDGSWTVTGTPEHLRRAAEESAGRLGVEAIGLYQLHKPDPGVPWADSVGALRELLDAGTIRAAGISNVTSGQIRAARVLLGDALVSVQNQYSPAVRGSEAELRLSERSGLAFLPWSPLGGISRSALDGPSGPASEGTAFHRVAAERGVSPQQVALAWLLARSPAMVPVPGASRPASVQDSARAAELDLDEAESALLDDAADRLSR
- a CDS encoding NAD-dependent epimerase/dehydratase family protein; the encoded protein is MQRICVIGGSRYFGKLLVQRSLEAGHRVTVVNRGSAPPPPGAEHLVVDRDDEAALTAALGGRTFDVVVDQVCYTPVQAAIAVRVFRDRTARYVMTSTIEVYDPATVAPAPATPGVPVAEERVDPAGWRVRLDLPWHDPAYLEAHYAEGKRQAEAVFTREGPFAFASVRSAHVLGGGDQEFTGRLAHYVERVGRGEEIAVHREEQPSVFIHYAELAGLLAWAATGTGFTGPLNACSDGLLDVTGLTAVVAAASGVLPVHRTVAPGEQAGPFSFDRFYAMSNRRAKELGFAFSRTADWLPAVAAEAVAASAAPAS
- a CDS encoding LysR family transcriptional regulator, with product MIDVQRLRVLRAVAEHGSFNRAAAALRLTPSAVSQQVAALERGLGAQVVVRSTRGVTLTPAGRIMVGAAESVAAELAHAQRQVGELATGRTQLTVATFTSGGRLLLPGALAELTAAHPGTVVHIREYEPEDSLPLVRQGAVDLALAYHFDGPLPGRPGPGHAPEWTALMDDPLGVVLPLDHRLAARDSLDLAELAGEPWVLGCLKTEAYLRRYARRAGFAPDIRGTTTDYFFARSLVAAGLGVSLIPSVALTPEIPGLRTVPVGSPAPARHIGAATLGHPRARLQVTALIRALRRQAAAWRERPAG